From one Lolium rigidum isolate FL_2022 chromosome 4, APGP_CSIRO_Lrig_0.1, whole genome shotgun sequence genomic stretch:
- the LOC124708710 gene encoding protein Rf1, mitochondrial-like: protein MSRIRLRHFSSTPMSRLLPLRRSSSSTSRRSRSWSAAASFAAATERVRAGTLSPEEAHQLFDELLRQATPVPERSFNAFLAALARAPSYDDRRIGPTLAVALFNRVCREDAGMLVAQPTGCTYGILMDCCCRARRPDLGLAFFGRLLRLGLKIDQVTANTFLKCLCEAKRTDEAVNMLLLHRMPELGCVPNVISYNTVLKRLCEDSRTQQALDLLQMVAREGGGCSPNVVTYNTVIHGLFKEGEIGKACNLFHEMMRQGVAPNVVTYNLVIDALCKSGATDKAKLVLRQMVGNGVQPDGVTYTCMIHGHSTSGRWGEAAKMFREMTSRGLIPGIVTCTSFMASLCKHGRSKEAAEIFYSMISKGHKPDIVSYLILLHGYANEGCLVDMINLFNSMKDNGIVPNCKVLNILIGAYAKRGMMDEAMLIFTEMHGQGLSPDVVTYTIVIDALCRMGRLADAVEKFDGMIDVGIQPNNAVYQCLIQGCCIHGDLVKAKELVSEMMNKGIPRPSMSFFTSVISNLCKEGRVGHAKDIFDLVIHIGERPNVITFTSLIDGYCLVGKMDKALRVLDGMESAGVEPDVVTYNTLLNGYFKNGRVKDGLALFAEMTRKRIKPDIVTYSIILHGLFRSGSTNAAKKMFREMTESGITVDIFTYRIILGGLCRNNCVGEAIELFRELGAMKVKFDITTLNIMINAMYKVRRREEAKNLFAAISTSGLVPNVSTYGIVIKNLLKEGSVEEAGIIFSSMEKIGCAPCSRLVNDIIRMLLEKGEIAKAGDYLSKVDGKSISLEASTTSLMLSLFSRNGKYREDVKLLPAKYQFFHGLG from the coding sequence ATGTCCAGAATCCGCCTCCGCCACTTCTCCAGCACGCCCATGTCGCGCCTCCTCCCCCTCCGTCgcagctcctcctccacctcccggcGCTCAAGATCCTGGTCTGCGGCCGCCTCCTTTGCCGCAGCCACCGAGCGCGTCCGCGCCGGGACGCTCAGCCCGGAGGAGGCACACCAGCTGTTCGACGAATTGCTGCGGCAGGCCACCCCGGTCCCCGAGCGCTCCTTCAACGCCTTCCTCGCTGCACTCGCCCGTGCTCCGTCGTACGACGACCGAAGAATTGGCCCCACTCTCGCCGTCGCGCTCTTCAACCGCGTGTGCCGAGAAGATGCCGGCATGCTGGTGGCGCAGCCCACAGGCTGCACCTATGGCATCCTCATGGACTGCTGCTGCCGCGCACGTCGACCGGACCTAGGGCTTGCCTTCTTCGGCCGCCTCCTCAGACTTGGCCTGAAGATAGACCAGGTCACCGCCAACACCTTCCTCAAGTGCCTGTGCGAGGCAAAACGGACAGATGAGGCTGTCAACATGCTGCTGCTTCATAGGATGCCCGAGCTTGGCTGCGTGCCTAATGTTATCTCATACAACACGGTTCTGAAGAGGTTATGCGAAGATAGCAGGACCCAGCAAGCACTTGATCTGCTCCAGATGGTGGCGAGAGAAGGAGGTGGCTGCTCCCCCAACGTGGTGACATATAACACAGTCATCCACGGCTTGTTTAAGGAGGGCGAAATAGGCAAGGCATGCAATCTATTCCATGAAATGATGCGGCAAGGTGTTGCACCCAATGTGGTTACATATAACTTGGTTATTGATGCGTTGTGCAAGTCCGGAGCAACAGACAAGGCAAAGCTTGTCCTTCGCCAGATGGTTGGGAATGGTGTTCAACCGGATGGAGTGACTTATACTTGCATGATCCATGGACATTCCACATCAGGGCGGTGGGGTGAGGCGGCTAAAATGTTCAGAGAAATGACAAGCCGAGGCCTGATACCAGGTATTGTTACTTGCACCTCATTCATGGCATCCCTTTGCAAGCATGGAAGAAGCAAAGAAGCTGCAGAAATATTTTATTCCATGATTTCCAAGGGACACAAACCTGATATCGTCTCATACTTAATTTTGCTTCATGGGTATGCCAATGAAGGATGCTTAGTTGATATGATTAATCTTTTTAATTCAATGAAAGACAACGGTATTGTACCCAACTGCAAGGTTCTCAACATATTAATTGGTGCATATGCTAAACGTGGAATGATGGATGAAGCTATGCTCATATTTACTGAAATGCACGGACAAGGACTGAGTCCGGATGTAGTCACCTATACAATTGTAATAGACGCACTTTGTAGAATGGGTAGGCTGGCCGATGCTGTGGAGAAATTTGATGGGATGATAGATGTGGGAATACAACCAAACAATGCTGTTTATCAATGCCTAATCCAGGGTTGTTGTATACATGGTGATTTGGTTAAAGCAAAGGAGTTGGTTTCTGAAATGATGAACAAAGGTATTCCGCGTCCCAGCATGTCGTTCTTCACTTCAGTGATAAGCAATCTATGCAAAGAAGGAAGGGTTGGGCATGCTAAAGATATCTTTGACCTGGTTATACACATTGGTGAGAGGCCTAATGTCATTACGTTTACTTCACTGATTGACGGATATTGCTTAGTCGGCAAGATGGATAAAGCACTCAGAGTTCTTGATGGAATGGAATCAGCTGGTGTTGAGCCTGATGTTGTTACATACAATACTCTTCTGAATGGCTATTTTAAAAATGGAAGGGTCAAAGATGGTCTGGCTCTATTCGCAGAAATGACACGTAAGAGAATAAAACCTGACATTGTTACATATAGCATCATACTGCATGGGTTATTTCGTTCTGGGAGCACTAATGCTGCAAAGAAAATGTTCCGTGAGATGACCGAAAGTGGAATAACGGTTGACATTTTCACCTACAGAATAATTCTTGGAGGACTTTGCAGAAATAATTGTGTTGGTGAAGCAATCGAGCTGTTCCGGGAATTAGGTGCAATGAAAGTAAAGTTTGATATTACAACACTCAATATCATGATCAATGCAATGTACAAGgttcgaagaagagaagaagctaAAAATTTGTTTGCTGCAATCTCAACCAGTGGGTTGGTACCTAATGTTTCTACTTATGGCATAGTGATAAAAAATCTTCTAAAAGAAGGGTCAGTGGAAGAAGCGGGCATTATCTTTTCATCAATGGAGAAGATTGGTTGTGCTCCCTGCTCCCGCCTTGTAAATGATATCATCAGAATGTTGTTAGAAAAAGGTGAGATTGCCAAGGCCGGAGATTATTTGTCTAAAGTTGATGGAAAGAGCATCTCACTTGAAGCTTCCACTACTTCGTTGATGTTGTCTCTCTTTTCAAGGAATGGGAAATATCGGGAGGATGTGAAATTGCTCCCGGCAAAGTATCAATTTTTCCATGGGCTTGGTTGA